Within the Effusibacillus lacus genome, the region CTTCCAAAATATAAAAATCCCCTACTCTGTCAAAATAGGTGATCTCGGATGAGACAGATGAATCATCCCTTACTTCACCAGCCACACCGGACTGAACTGGCAACCTTTGATCCACTTGAATTCGAATAACCGGCAACTGTTCCCCAAGAGCCACGCCGACTCCCTCCTCCAACGTTCTCCTGCATCAGTTCACTTTATGTCCGTGGAATCCCTCATATGACAAAAAAAACCGCCAAGGCGCACCCCGACGGTATACTCATATGGATTTGCCGAACAGTATCCGGTTCACGTCTTCTCTTGTCATTGCATTGTCCAGATTGGCCACCAGCTGTTGTGCTTCACTGCGTGACAAGTCGGAGATCCGCTTCTTGATGGACAGCACCCGGTTTGGATTGACAGACAACTCATTGACTCCCAAACCAATCCAAAAGGGCAGCATCGTTTCGTCCCCGGCTAGCTCACCGCACACCCCGACCCACACATTTTTCTTTGCAGCAGACTGTGCCACTTTTCGGATCAACCTAAGCACGGCGGGATGAAGAGGATCATACAGGTCTTTTACCCGATCGTTTTGACGGTCGACGGCCAGCGTGTACTGAGTCAGATCATTGGTGCCAATGCTGATAAATTGGACATGTTCGACAAAGTAGTCGATCAGCAGAGCGGCGGCAGGCGTTTCCACCATCAGGCCAAGATCGACAGGCTCAACTCCCGTTTCTGCTCTTACATCCTCACAGATGACCTGAATGGACTTCCATTCTTCGACCGAATGAATCATCGGGAACATGATGCGAACAGGGCCAAATCGGGAAGCCCGGTACAAAGCCCGCAGCTGTTCACGAAACAATCGGATCTGGTCAAACAGTACCCTTACCCCGCGGTACCCGAGGAAAGGGTTTTGCTCCTCAATGGGAAAATAGGGCAGGGGCTTGTCCCCGCCAATGTCCAACACCCTGAAAATGACAGGTCGCCCTTCCATCTCCAATAAGATGCGTTTGTACCAATCAAATTGTTCTTCTTCGGAAGGCCAATGACCATAGCTCATAAACAACACTTCCGTCCGGAACAAGCCTATTTCATCCGCCCCGAACTTCCGTGCCCGTTTCGTGTCGGCCAATCCTCCGATGTTAGCCCCCACCGATATTTTATACTGATCCTGAGTAATTGCCTGCTTGTCCCGCCATGTCAGCAGTTCCCGCTCCTGCTCCTGGCGGCGTGCCAACTGCTCCCGGTAACGTTCAATTGTTTCCGGGCTTGGGTTGATGATTACTTGGCCGTTTGTTCCGTCAACAATCAGGAAATCCCCCGGCAGAATGCCCGCCATCTTATCTCCCATCCCGGAAACCAAAGGGATCCCGATTGACCTTGCCAGGATGGATCCATGGCTGGTTTCATTTCCCTTGGCCGTCACAACACCGCCAATATTCTCAAGATTGGGATCCCCGACAATCGTGGGAGGCAATTCCTCCATTACCAGAATGCTTCCTTTCCCAAATCCGGGAGCAGTGTGGAATGCCCCTTCCAGCATCCTCAGCAGCCGGTCGCGGACGTCGATCAAATCAATCGCCCGCCCGCGCATATAAGGGTCTTCCATCTCAGTAAATTCCTGAATCCAGCGTTGCATCACATCCCATACGACAGCTTCGGCATTAAAGCCTGTTTGTCCTATTTCCTCCAAGATTTCATCTGTAACGAGCGGATCTTCCAAGAGCAATTCCTGAACCGACAGGATCTCCACTTCCTGTGCTGACAACCGGGTAATGGCTGTTTCGATCAAATCGCCCAAATCCGCTTTCGCATTCAGCACAGCCTGCCGGAAGCGGTCAACCTCCGCAAGCCGATCCGCCACCCGGTACCTTTTTACATTGTACTCTGGCCTGAAGACGACAGCTGTACCCATTGCGATTCCATCCGATAATGCCAAACCGGAGATGCTTTGTTCCACGGTCTGCCAATCTCTTGACTCCTGACGCAAAGAGGATTGTTTCAGCACTACGAAATAAAGGATCTCTTCCGTCCCGGGCTCAATCCTTTCGACCCGCTCCATATCCGTGACAAGCACGGGGGTTAACAACGAATGGGTGGCTGCAATCTTCGGCAGGTCAAAACGGATCAGTTCCTGGCCAATCCGTACCGAATCCCCCGGTTCCACAAGCGAAACAAAGCCCATTCCCTGAAGTTCAACTGTATCCAACCCAATATGAATCATAATGTCCAATCCTTGCGTTGTACGGATTGCAATTGCATGCATGGACGGAAACAACAAGCTCACTTCACCGTCAACGGGCGAACGCAACACCCCGCTTTCCGCCCGCACCGCCACCCCGTCACCCAGCAGCTTGGAAGAGAACACGGGATCCGGAACCTCTTCAATTGGTACAAGCGGCCCTTCCAGGGGACGGTATACGGGTATCACAGTTTGGTGGGGGTGCTGGTCGAATGACACGGAAGTCCCTCCTTTTTACGTTTCATGGCTGGCTTCATAGTCGTTTGTTTTGCGGTATACTATACCATTTCTCCAGCTTACATGTAAACGTCGGTATGGAAGTAAAAAATAAACCTGCTTATTCCGCAACTCTTTTGCATATGGCAAAGACTGCAGTTGATTCCGTGACTCGTTTGGCAGAGTGGCACTGAGTGCCGTTATGTCCCAATAAATGTATCTTTAACATTTGTTGGAGGGATTGTTGGAGCTTTAATTACTTCTAGTATTGCAGAAAGAACGATGAACATCATTGCACTCGCTTTGCTTGTGTTCGCTTTCTTTGTAACAATCAAAAATAAAAAGTGGATTTCTTAAGTTGAAGGGAACACCATTCATCAAGGCGATGGTATTTCATCTCGAATTATCCCTTTTTTATAGCAGCTTATGATGGAGGATTTGGTCCTGGTTCTTCTACATTTGGAATTATACACTTTATGAGGAAAAGCAATACGTACACCAAAGCTGTACAGCTTACAAGAGTATTAATCCTTGGAAGTTGTGTTGGTGCTTTTATCATTTTTTATAATACTGGATTTGTACAATGGGATTATGCAATCGTAATGGCTATTGGTTCTGCACTAGGTTCTCAAATTGGATTATTTGCTTTACCACATATTCCTTTAAAATTTGCGAAGGCGTTATTATTAGCAATTATTTTTCTATTAATAGGACAAGTAGTATTTAATATTATTTAATTATAATAATATACAATTTCAACCTACTTATTAACTACGATCGCTGTTCTTTTTTAATTCCGAATATCGGAGAGTATAGCGTAGTAATTGTCTTGACTTTTTAATACGAAGAGGCTGTCCCCAAATTATAAGACAGCCTGTTGACGATATGTTTCTAAACAACGGTGTTTTCATCGTTATATCTGTCGAATTCATTGTAATTCTTAAAATAACATTTATTTTAATAGTCCCTTATCGTGAATCCGTTAGTTATCTCCACGACTTCTACGCAATTACGGCACCTGGTGCCGTAAACTCCGTGACCCATTTACAATAGCGGCACCTGATACCGTTAACTCCACGACCCATATACAATAACGGCACCTGGTACCGTTATCATTTCAACCTGAGTCGCTTAGCGGCATGGAGTGCCGCTAATATTAAACCTAGGCCGCTTAGCGGCATTTGGTGCCGTTATGAATTTCAACCGTAGCCACTTAGCGGCATGGAGTGCCGCTATTTTTAGACGGGAGCCGCTTACCGGCACCTGGTGCCGTTAACTCCGAGCCCGTATCCAATAGCGCATTTTGGGGCCGAAGGGCTGGCATCCTACAACGCCTTCAACGCTTCCCGCGAAGCTTCCAGCGTGCGGTCAATATCCTCAACCGTATGAGCGAGAGACGTGAAGCCCGCTTCCAATTGGGAGGGCGCCAGATAGACACCCCGTTTCAGCATTTCGCGGAAATACTTCCCGTAACGATCCAGGTTGGAAGTCTTCGCTGTCGAATAATCCACAACTTCCGTATCAGTGAAAAAGCAGCCGAACATGCCCCCGACAGAACAGGTGAAAGAGGGGATTCCGAGTTCTTCGGTCGCCTCTTTAAACCCATCTGCGATCCGTCTGGACTTGGCAGCCAACTCCTCATAGACTCCCGTACGGCCCAACAGTTTCAGAGTCGTGTATCCCGCAATCATCGCCAGCGGGTTGCCGGACAATGTCCCGGCCTGGTAGATGGGACCTGCCGGCGCGATCATCTCCATGATTTCTTTCTTGCCGCCATAAGCGCCAACCGGCAAACCTCCGCCGATCACCTTACCCAGGGTGGTCAAATCCGGATCAATGTCGTAATAGGCTTGAGCCCCGCCATAAGCCACCCGGAAACCGGTCATCACCTCGTCAAAGATCAGAAGGGTCCCGTATTCACGGGTGATTTGCCGAACGGCTGGCAGATACCCGGGCTTGGGAAGAACGCACCCCATGTTGCCCGCAACCGGTTCAATGATAACAGCCGCTATGTCTTCTCCAAACTTCTCGAAAGCCAGTTTCAGCGATTCGATATCGTTGAAAGGAACGGTCAAGGTGTTGGATGCAACCGATTCCGGCACCCCGGGTGAATCCGGCAAACCAAGGGTTGCCACGCCGGATCCCGCTTTAATTAACAGACTATCCGCATGTCCGTGGTAACAGCCTTCAAACTTGATGATCTTGCTGCGTTTGGTATAGCCGCGTGCCAGGCGGAGGGCGCTCATCGTCGCTTCCGTACCCGAATTGACCATCCGCACAATCTCAACGGAAGGGACAATGTCTACGACCAGTTTGGCCATCTCCGTTTCCAGCAGGGTGGGGGCTCCGTAGGAGGTTCCTTTTTTCGTATACTCGATTACGGCCTCTGTCACTTCCGGATGGGCATGCCCCAAAATCAGCGGCCCCCAGGAAAGCACATAGTCAATATATTCATTTCCGTCAATGTCAAACATGCGGCTCCCTTCACCGCGTTCGATAAAGACAGGTTCCGTTCCGACTGCCCGAAAAGCCCGAACGGGAGAATTGACACCGCCTGGAATGAACTTCTTCGCTTCTGCAAAAGCAGCTTGTGATTTCTCGTAACCGTTGTGCATGACACGGCCTCCTCCAATCATTCAAGGCATTTTTTTCGGGGCTATTTCAGCCATTCTGCCGCTTCCTTCGCGTGGTAGGTAATGATCAGATCCGAACCGGCGCGCTTCAACCCTGTCAGCAGCTCCAGAACCACCTTCTGTTCATCCACCCAGCCGTTGCGGGCCGCCGCTTTGATCATCGAATATTCTCCCGATACGTTGTACGAAACGATCGGCAGATCGAAGTTGTCACGCAGCATCCGGATAATGTCCATGTAGGCCATGGCCGGCTTGACCATCAGAAAATCGGCGCCTTCTTCCACATCCGCCGCCGCTTCCCGCATCGCTTCCCGGGCATTGGCCGGATCCATCTGGTAGGTCTTCCGGTCGCCGAAGGCAGGGGCCGAATGAGCCGCATCCCGGAAAGGACCGTAGTAAGAAGACGCATATTTGACTGAGTAAGACATGATGGGAATGTTGAGAAACCCTTCCCGGTCGAGACCTGC harbors:
- a CDS encoding TSUP family transporter, coding for MIHFMRKSNTYTKAVQLTRVLILGSCVGAFIIFYNTGFVQWDYAIVMAIGSALGSQIGLFALPHIPLKFAKALLLAIIFLLIGQVVFNII
- the ptsP gene encoding phosphoenolpyruvate--protein phosphotransferase, which gives rise to MSFDQHPHQTVIPVYRPLEGPLVPIEEVPDPVFSSKLLGDGVAVRAESGVLRSPVDGEVSLLFPSMHAIAIRTTQGLDIMIHIGLDTVELQGMGFVSLVEPGDSVRIGQELIRFDLPKIAATHSLLTPVLVTDMERVERIEPGTEEILYFVVLKQSSLRQESRDWQTVEQSISGLALSDGIAMGTAVVFRPEYNVKRYRVADRLAEVDRFRQAVLNAKADLGDLIETAITRLSAQEVEILSVQELLLEDPLVTDEILEEIGQTGFNAEAVVWDVMQRWIQEFTEMEDPYMRGRAIDLIDVRDRLLRMLEGAFHTAPGFGKGSILVMEELPPTIVGDPNLENIGGVVTAKGNETSHGSILARSIGIPLVSGMGDKMAGILPGDFLIVDGTNGQVIINPSPETIERYREQLARRQEQERELLTWRDKQAITQDQYKISVGANIGGLADTKRARKFGADEIGLFRTEVLFMSYGHWPSEEEQFDWYKRILLEMEGRPVIFRVLDIGGDKPLPYFPIEEQNPFLGYRGVRVLFDQIRLFREQLRALYRASRFGPVRIMFPMIHSVEEWKSIQVICEDVRAETGVEPVDLGLMVETPAAALLIDYFVEHVQFISIGTNDLTQYTLAVDRQNDRVKDLYDPLHPAVLRLIRKVAQSAAKKNVWVGVCGELAGDETMLPFWIGLGVNELSVNPNRVLSIKKRISDLSRSEAQQLVANLDNAMTREDVNRILFGKSI
- the hemL gene encoding glutamate-1-semialdehyde 2,1-aminomutase — protein: MHNGYEKSQAAFAEAKKFIPGGVNSPVRAFRAVGTEPVFIERGEGSRMFDIDGNEYIDYVLSWGPLILGHAHPEVTEAVIEYTKKGTSYGAPTLLETEMAKLVVDIVPSVEIVRMVNSGTEATMSALRLARGYTKRSKIIKFEGCYHGHADSLLIKAGSGVATLGLPDSPGVPESVASNTLTVPFNDIESLKLAFEKFGEDIAAVIIEPVAGNMGCVLPKPGYLPAVRQITREYGTLLIFDEVMTGFRVAYGGAQAYYDIDPDLTTLGKVIGGGLPVGAYGGKKEIMEMIAPAGPIYQAGTLSGNPLAMIAGYTTLKLLGRTGVYEELAAKSRRIADGFKEATEELGIPSFTCSVGGMFGCFFTDTEVVDYSTAKTSNLDRYGKYFREMLKRGVYLAPSQLEAGFTSLAHTVEDIDRTLEASREALKAL